The stretch of DNA GATGACAAGGCTGGCAAAAACCAGCGTGAAGTTAAAGACTTGAAAGCCGTAAATAATCAGGTAGCCCAGTCCAATCTTCGCCACAAGAAACTCCCCGACAATCACACCCACCCAAGCTAAACCAACATTGACTTTCAGTGTCGATACGATAGCCGGAAAGGAAGCCGGGAGCATGACCTTGCTGAAAATATCGCGCTTGCTGCCCCCAAATGTGCGCACCACCTTCGTATAATTCTGATCTACCTCTTGGAAGCTTGTATATACGACGAGCGTGGTCGTAATCACCGTGATAGACAGGGTTGTCATGACAATAGCGGTAAATCCGCCTCCAAATAACACAATAAAAATTGGCCCCAGAGCCACTTTAGGCATACTGTTGAAGACTACCAGATAAGGGTCCAATACCTTGGCCAAAAAAGGCGACCACCAAATAAGTACGGCAAGCCCTGTTCCAGCCACCGTACCCAGCAGGAACCCTGCAGCCGTCTCGAACACAGTCATTCCCAAATGGGGCCAAAGCTCGCCGCTTGTAATGTCTCTCATGATTTGAGCAAACACTTTGGACGGATAGCTGAAGATCAGCACATCGATCCATTTGAACCGACCTGCAAGCTCCCAGGCCAGAATACCGACGAGGAGGATTAACAGCTGTGTACCCAGCACCATGCGGCCTCTGGTTTTCCGCCGTTTCCGGTGCATTCCCAATTCTTGCTGCACCCATTCTTCAGCTGCTTGGGAAGATTGCGGTAGACTTTCCATATCAGCCATCACTCCTCTCTGAAGCTTCGAGCTCTCTCCAGATTTGCTGAAAGATCTCATTGAACCCTTCCTGCTCCCTGGCATAAAAAGGAACGGCTTCCCGGATTGCGGCAGGGATCGTGAATGTGCTGCGAATTCGGCCGGGCTTAGCACCCAGCACAATGACGCGGTCACTTACGGCAATTGCCTCACTGAGGTCATGAGTCACCAGCACGGCGGTCTTTCGCTGTGTTCTAAAGGTTTCTACAACCAGATCCTCAAGCTGCAGCTTGGTCTGATAATCGAGGGCAGAGAACGGCTCATCCAGCAGCAGCAGCTCCGGCTCAGCGGCCAGCGTTCTAACGAGAGCCACTCTCTGCCGCATCCCCCCGGACAGCTGATGCGGATACTGCTGCTCTGTCCCACCAAGCCCCATGCCTTCGAGCATAGAGCGCACTTTGTCTTTCGCCTCCCGGCCACTTTGACCCGTAAGCTCAAGTCCGAGCATGGCGTTCTCTAGGATCGTCCGCCATGGAAAAAGGTAGTCCTGCTGCAGCATATAACCGGCTGCGCTGGCTGGACCCATGACGGGTTTGCCTTCGAGCAGCACTTCCCCTCTCGACGGCTGAATAAGGCCGGCCATAATCGAGAGCAGAGTTGTTTTTCCGCACCCGCTTGGACCTACCAGGCTGATGAATTCCCCCGGCATCACAGATAGATTCATTCCCTCTATAGCCAGGACCGCTTCGCGATCCGTCACATAAACATGATCCACATTTTTAAGTTCCAGGACAGGCAATGACACTTGAGGCACCCCCTTCCTTGATGTGGTTACTGCTTTACAGCCTCATCTGAAAATTTAGAGTTGACCAGAACCTCTGGACCTACCTTCTCTTTGAGCTCCCCGGCATGGTCCATAATCTCCAGCAGGTGATTCCAGGAATCGGCAGAAATGGCAGGACTGTCCGCATAAGTTCCTTGTTCTTTATAGCGTTTGACAGAGCTTGCCAAGATAGCGGGATCTGTGTCCTTGAAGAAGGGGGCGATTACCTCTGCGGTCTCCTCAGGCGAATGCTCTTGTACCCATTTCTGTGCCTTATACAACGCATTCGTAAATTTCTGAATTTTCTCTTCATTCCCCTTCAAATAGCTTTCCTTCGCCATATAAGCCGTATAAGGGAGCTTTCCTCCTTCCGCGCCGAAGGAAGCTACCACATGTCCCTTCCCTTCCTTCTCGATGATGGATGCTTGGGGCTCGAACAGCTGTACATATTCACCTGTGCCCGAAGCAAAGGCTGCGGTAATATTGGCAAAATCAATATTTTGAATCAGTTCAAGATCTTTATGCGGATCAATGCCATGCTGGCTGAGCGTGTATTCCCCAGACATCTGCGGCATGCCGCCTTTCCGCTGGCCAAGGAAAACCTTTCCTTTCAGCTCAGACCAATCAAAGGAAGTTCCCTTATTCCGCGCAACCAAGAAGGTCCCATCCGTCTGTGTCAGCCCCGCAAAATTAATCACCTTATCTTCTGCCCCTTGCTGATATACGTAAATAGATGTCTCTGCGCCAACCAGCGCCACTTGAATATTGCCCGAGAGAAGCGCCGTCATGGTCTTGTCGCCTCCGAACGTGGTCTGAAGCTCAACCTCGAGTCCTTCTTCCTTAAAGAACCCCTTCTCGATCGCAACATATTGCGGTGCATAAAATACGGAGCGGGTAACCTCTCCCACTTGCAGCTTATGATCCTTGCTGCCGCAAGCACTCAGCAAAGAAGCCACCAGCATGAACACAAGCAGTGTGCAGAGCCTAGTTTTTCTCATCCCTTTCCCTCCTTATCTGTATGTCTGCAGCCGGCTCTTTTCCGGTTAAAAAACTAGTTTATGAATTAATGTATGCGAGAGTGGAGAGATTGGTTATGACATGCAAAAGGCCGAAGCGGGGTTGAATGCCCCGCTTCGGCCTTTTATGGCTTATGCTAATATTTTTATTTTTCGTTCAAACCGTAAATTTCACTGTATTTCTGCTCCAGGTAATCCGCGAGATAATCCGGATTTAGATCTTCTCCCGTAATATCACGAACGAGCTCAGCCGGCTTGCGGCTCTTGCCGTAGCGATAAATTTTTGCCGTTAGCCACTCGCGAATCGGAGCGAACTCTCCTTTGGACACAAGCTCGTCAAAGTTCGGGATCTCCTTACGGATGGTATTCGCAAACTGGGCGGCATACATATTGCCAAGCGAATAAGATGGGAAATATCCGAAGCTTCCGCCAGACCAGTGAACGTCCTGCAATACACCCAGACCATGATTTGGCGGGGTGATCCCCAGATATTGCTGATACTTCTCATTCCATACTTTTGGCAGATCCTTTACAGAAAGCCCATTGTTGAAAAGCTCCTTCTCAATCTCATAACGGATAATAATGTGCAGATTGTAAGTCAGCTCATCCGACTCTATGCGAATCAGGGAATTCTCCACCTTATTTACTGCGCGGTGGAACTGATCTAGCGAGACGTCAGCAAGCTGCTGCGGGAAGTGCTGCTGCAATTCGCCGTAGTAGCGCTCCCAGAAGAAGCGGCTGCGGCCGATCATATTTTCCCAGAATCGGGACTGGGACTCATGAATCCCCATTGAAGTACCTTGAGCAAGCGGCGTGCCGATCAAAGCTTCGTCCATATTTTGCTCATAGAGGGCATGTCCGCCTTCATGCAAAGAGCTGAATACCGCGCTAGCTACATCATCCTGCAGGTAATGCGTCGTAATCCGGATGTCTTTCGGATTGATGCCCGTCATAAACGGATGAACGCTCTCATCGATCCGTCCTGCCTCAAAGTCATAGCCCATCTCCTCCAGAAGATATCTGCTGAACTTATCCTGCTGATCTTCAGGGAAAATCTGGTTCATAAATGCCGTATCCGGTTTGTTTGGTGAAGCCAGAATAGCTTCCACAAGTGGCACCAGACGCGCTTTAAGTCTGCCGAATACTTCGTCCAGCTTGGCGGACGTGAGGTCCGGCTCATACATATGTAATAGCGTATCGTAGCGAGTATCCTTAGGTCCCCATAAGTCGATAAATTCCTGGGTCTTCTGTACAATTTGAGTCAGGTAAGGCTCAAATCCTTCGAAGTCGCCGCTCTCCTTGGCATCCTCCCATAAGGTTTCCGCATGTGCAGTTAGTACGGAGTATTCTTGGAATTTGTCCGCAGGAATTTTGATGCTGCGCTCGTATTCCTCGTGGACAGCAAGAACCGACCGGCGGTCAATGTCTTCCAACTGATCCAGCACTTCTGGCTGTGCTAGAGCCGATAGCAGCTCCCCCATCTCTTTGGATGTTTGCAGTTTAAAAGCCTCCGTAGACAGCATACCAATAGTTTGGGCACGAAGCTCAGCACCTTTGCGCGGCGCGCCTGTTCGCAGATCCCAAGCCATAAGCGATACGGCTTCGTAGTAGCTTCCAATCTTGGTGTTGAGCGCACGAAATTCTGTCAACTTATCCTGGATATGTTTTTCCATATTACCGGCTCACCTCACAGGTATATTTTACTTCCCCTCTTGATGATACTTTTTACAAACCCTATAATCAACATTTAGAACCTGCTTTTAAGTGGATGATAAGGAGATGACCAGTCTAAAATGCAGATAACTTTAGATCAGGCAGCCAAAGAAATGATATCCCGGCAGCTTGGAGATCAGGAAGGACAACTGCGCTTGGTTTATGATACGGAAGGCTGCGGATGCTACGGCATTACCGTACTTCACATTGTAAACAAGCCACAGCCTCATGACGAGAAGCTTCTGAACGATGATTTCCCTTTCTGGGTTGATCCGCAGCATGCAGTCTTCTATGAAGATCAGCTCACCCTCAAAGGGGAGCCGGTTACTCGATCCTTCAAACTTTCAGGCCAATCGCAAAGCTACAATCTCAACATGCGACTTGAAGATCAGCGCTGATTGCTGATCTATGCCAACCATGCATAAATATACACTCATATACAATTAGGAGGCTGAAGTACCTTGAGCAGAATTTCCGAAATATTAGATTACAACCGCAAGTTCGTAGAAGACAAAGAATATGAAGCTTACATTACAGACAAATTTCCATTCAAAAAGCTTGCCATCGTAACTTGCATGGACACCAGACTCGTTGAGCTGCTTCCTAAAGCTATGAACCTTCGCAATGGCGATGCCAAGCTGATAAAAATTGCCGGGGCGATCATCAATCACCCCTTCGGGAGTGCAATGCGAAGCGTGCTCGTGGCCATTTACGAACTGGGTGCCGAGGAAGTCATTGTCGTAGGCCATCTTGGCTGCGGCATGACCGGTCTGAATGCGAACCAGGTCATTTCGTCCATGAAGAAACGCGGAATCTCTGACGACGTTTTCAACACGCTTGAGAATTCGGGCATCAAGCTGGAGAACTGGCTGCATGGGTTTGACAACGAGAAGGACGGGGTAATCCATACTGTGGATATTATCAAGAAACATCCACTGCTTCCCCCAGGTCTGCCGGTTCACGGCATGCTCATCGACCCAACCACCGGCAAACTTGAGCTTGTCGTAAATGGGCAAGAACACATTTAGGCATCTCTCTAATCTAAACGAGCGTGGAACCTTAGCGGCTCCACGCTCATTTTTTATTCAGCAATTCTGTATGATCATTCATTATCAATTCATGATTATTGTCCGCGTCGTTGCTGCTCCTTAAGCAGGTCACGAATTTCGGTCAACAGCAGTTCCTCCTTCGTCAGCGAGGGAGCTTCCGCCGGCTTTTCCTCTTCCTTCCTTCTCAGCTTGCCCAGCAACTTGATAAACAGGAAGATGGAGAAGGCAATCAACAGAAAATCGATCACACTTTGAATAAAGTTGCCATAGGTAATGGAACTATCTCCTACGGTTAATTGCAACTTTTTAAAGTCAAGCCCACCAATGATGATTCCCATGATTGGTGTAATCAGATCATTTACGATCGAGGTTACAATTTTTCCGAACGCAGCTCCGATCACAACCCCAATGGCTAAATCCAGCGCATTCCCCTTAAAGGCAAAGGCTTTAAACTCTTTCCACATCCTAACCCTACTCTCTCTATAAAATTTCATGTAAAGTGTATTATAGCTGATCATTTGCCTTCAATTCCACAAAATCATCTAAGGAATCTAAACAATTATCAACGAACTGCCGAAATACTAGAGTTGAATCTAGATATGCCATAGGAGGAAACTATGCAGCGTTCGCTACGTTTAAGACATGTTCATGGACTACCTAATACAGAAGCATTCAAATCTGTTGTTCTCAGAGTTCAAAGCGATGGGATTCTTTTTAGCACGGACCAAAAACTCCCCTACAAGCGAATTCAGGGATGCGATCTCTATCAAAGCGTGATTAAAGCTCCCGGCTCCCCAACAGGAGAGGCCGTTTCTTACGGAATTATTTTATTTCTCCTTGGTGCCTTTCTAGGAGGAACTGTGGCGGACCTCCCTGCAATAGGCGTGCTGTCAGGCTTGATAGGAATCATTGTGGGGGCCATTAAGGGCACACAGGTATCAGAGAAGAACTACACTATTTTATCCGTACAATACAATTCCATTCACGGCTCACCTTCTGTTATTCAGTTGGCACTAGCTCAGAAGAATGCCAGAAAAACATTAATCGACATTGCCCGTCATATTAATCATAGCGTGGGATGTACTTTACCTTTTACCGACCCTCATTCCAGAAAGCCTTATGAAATCTAGTTAAAGAAAAGAAGAGTCGTTTATACGATTCTTTTTTATAAAATAAAATTGTTAATATATTGATATATTTACTATATATGTTATACAATAACTCCAGGATCGCTTTCTGGATCATTTGTCCATCCCTTCTGACGATCCATACGAATTTCTAGGGAGGTGAATTGGTAAGCGGTGATCGAATAGGCATATTCGCCAGCCTGCCCGATGTACGACTCACTTACAGAAATGCATCTGTGAACTTTCAAGTTGTAATAGCAGGAAAGCTACGCCTTCACTTTGCTTTACACAACTTATAAGGAGATGATCGTATGAAGCGGCTTCAAAAGTCCAAATTTTTGATTGCGCTTACATCCTTGCTTATTGTAGGTGCTGTGCCATTAAGTTCGCCAAGTCTGTCCGCAGCTGAGGACCAGGTTCAAATTGAAATAGCGGCCTCTGCATTAAACGTGATTTATGTCTCCCCTAACGGAAAAGATAGCAACGCCGGAACCCTCAATAGTCCGACAACCTTAGCCTCAGCTATAACCAAGGTTCAGCCAGGAGGAACCATATATCTGCGGGGAGGTACTTACAGCTTCGCCTCTCCTATTACCATTGAGAGAGATAACGCAGGAAAGTCTGGTTCATACAAGACCATCACTGCAACCCAAGGTGAGAAGCCCGTGTTAGACTTCTCTGCAGAGGCCTTTGATTCCGCCGCCCGCGGTCTGCAAATCTTTGGACACTACTGGCAGGTTGAAGGCCTAGAAGTGCGCGGGGCAGGCGATAACGGAATTTTTATCGGAGGCAATTACAATATTGTCAAGAATGTCGAAACCCATCACAACCGGGACTCAGG from Paenibacillus sp. CAA11 encodes:
- a CDS encoding iron-sulfur cluster biosynthesis family protein, coding for MQITLDQAAKEMISRQLGDQEGQLRLVYDTEGCGCYGITVLHIVNKPQPHDEKLLNDDFPFWVDPQHAVFYEDQLTLKGEPVTRSFKLSGQSQSYNLNMRLEDQR
- a CDS encoding carboxypeptidase M32, coding for MEKHIQDKLTEFRALNTKIGSYYEAVSLMAWDLRTGAPRKGAELRAQTIGMLSTEAFKLQTSKEMGELLSALAQPEVLDQLEDIDRRSVLAVHEEYERSIKIPADKFQEYSVLTAHAETLWEDAKESGDFEGFEPYLTQIVQKTQEFIDLWGPKDTRYDTLLHMYEPDLTSAKLDEVFGRLKARLVPLVEAILASPNKPDTAFMNQIFPEDQQDKFSRYLLEEMGYDFEAGRIDESVHPFMTGINPKDIRITTHYLQDDVASAVFSSLHEGGHALYEQNMDEALIGTPLAQGTSMGIHESQSRFWENMIGRSRFFWERYYGELQQHFPQQLADVSLDQFHRAVNKVENSLIRIESDELTYNLHIIIRYEIEKELFNNGLSVKDLPKVWNEKYQQYLGITPPNHGLGVLQDVHWSGGSFGYFPSYSLGNMYAAQFANTIRKEIPNFDELVSKGEFAPIREWLTAKIYRYGKSRKPAELVRDITGEDLNPDYLADYLEQKYSEIYGLNEK
- a CDS encoding ABC transporter ATP-binding protein, with protein sequence MPVLELKNVDHVYVTDREAVLAIEGMNLSVMPGEFISLVGPSGCGKTTLLSIMAGLIQPSRGEVLLEGKPVMGPASAAGYMLQQDYLFPWRTILENAMLGLELTGQSGREAKDKVRSMLEGMGLGGTEQQYPHQLSGGMRQRVALVRTLAAEPELLLLDEPFSALDYQTKLQLEDLVVETFRTQRKTAVLVTHDLSEAIAVSDRVIVLGAKPGRIRSTFTIPAAIREAVPFYAREQEGFNEIFQQIWRELEASERSDG
- a CDS encoding ABC transporter permease, with the protein product MHRKRRKTRGRMVLGTQLLILLVGILAWELAGRFKWIDVLIFSYPSKVFAQIMRDITSGELWPHLGMTVFETAAGFLLGTVAGTGLAVLIWWSPFLAKVLDPYLVVFNSMPKVALGPIFIVLFGGGFTAIVMTTLSITVITTTLVVYTSFQEVDQNYTKVVRTFGGSKRDIFSKVMLPASFPAIVSTLKVNVGLAWVGVIVGEFLVAKIGLGYLIIYGFQVFNFTLVFASLVIIAIVATAMYQMVVYIERLILRKR
- a CDS encoding beta-class carbonic anhydrase; this encodes MSRISEILDYNRKFVEDKEYEAYITDKFPFKKLAIVTCMDTRLVELLPKAMNLRNGDAKLIKIAGAIINHPFGSAMRSVLVAIYELGAEEVIVVGHLGCGMTGLNANQVISSMKKRGISDDVFNTLENSGIKLENWLHGFDNEKDGVIHTVDIIKKHPLLPPGLPVHGMLIDPTTGKLELVVNGQEHI
- a CDS encoding ABC transporter substrate-binding protein, which produces MRKTRLCTLLVFMLVASLLSACGSKDHKLQVGEVTRSVFYAPQYVAIEKGFFKEEGLEVELQTTFGGDKTMTALLSGNIQVALVGAETSIYVYQQGAEDKVINFAGLTQTDGTFLVARNKGTSFDWSELKGKVFLGQRKGGMPQMSGEYTLSQHGIDPHKDLELIQNIDFANITAAFASGTGEYVQLFEPQASIIEKEGKGHVVASFGAEGGKLPYTAYMAKESYLKGNEEKIQKFTNALYKAQKWVQEHSPEETAEVIAPFFKDTDPAILASSVKRYKEQGTYADSPAISADSWNHLLEIMDHAGELKEKVGPEVLVNSKFSDEAVKQ
- the mscL gene encoding large conductance mechanosensitive channel protein MscL, translated to MWKEFKAFAFKGNALDLAIGVVIGAAFGKIVTSIVNDLITPIMGIIIGGLDFKKLQLTVGDSSITYGNFIQSVIDFLLIAFSIFLFIKLLGKLRRKEEEKPAEAPSLTKEELLLTEIRDLLKEQQRRGQ